One Oryzomonas sagensis DNA segment encodes these proteins:
- a CDS encoding two-component system sensor histidine kinase NtrB yields the protein MPTPDNIAEQGSYPGDYYATVLDSVGDGVIVVDRNGVITLCNPAAEEITGFSRRQAMGASFAKLFVLEKALVEMVQKATQTGITISDHENVVVRSTGKVKPVAATCYPLMLGTGENIGTILSLKDITYIRELEAAVRQADRLSTMGALAAGLAHEVKNPLGGIKGAAQLLERELDAESELLDYTRVMIRETERIDHIIRELLELASPRGLKLGPVNLHKVLGDILLLQKQAVTGRDITFNKHFDPSIPPIMADEEMLTRLFLNLICNAIDALQDTGQLTVASRVLSDYRMAQNDRRSRMVAVEIADDGPGIPAEDLENIWTPFFSTKSSGTGLGLAICHKIVAEHRGMIKVESDAVHGTKFTVLLPLVQ from the coding sequence ATGCCCACGCCTGACAACATCGCCGAACAAGGCAGCTATCCGGGCGATTACTACGCCACCGTGCTCGACAGCGTCGGCGACGGCGTGATCGTCGTGGACCGCAACGGCGTGATCACCCTGTGCAACCCGGCCGCCGAGGAGATCACCGGATTTTCCCGGCGCCAGGCCATGGGCGCCAGCTTCGCCAAGCTCTTTGTCCTGGAAAAGGCCCTGGTGGAGATGGTCCAGAAGGCGACCCAGACCGGCATCACCATCTCGGACCATGAGAACGTGGTGGTCCGCTCCACCGGCAAGGTCAAGCCGGTTGCCGCCACCTGTTACCCGCTCATGCTGGGGACCGGCGAAAACATCGGCACCATCCTGTCCCTCAAGGACATCACCTACATCCGCGAGTTGGAGGCGGCGGTCCGTCAGGCCGACCGGCTCTCCACCATGGGGGCACTGGCGGCCGGGCTGGCCCACGAGGTGAAGAACCCCCTGGGTGGCATCAAGGGGGCGGCCCAACTCCTGGAGCGGGAGTTGGACGCCGAAAGCGAACTGCTGGATTACACCCGGGTGATGATCCGCGAAACCGAACGCATCGACCACATCATCCGCGAACTGCTGGAACTGGCCTCGCCGCGGGGGCTCAAGCTGGGGCCGGTCAACCTGCACAAGGTGCTGGGCGACATCCTCCTGCTGCAAAAGCAGGCCGTAACCGGTCGCGACATCACCTTCAACAAACACTTCGATCCCAGCATACCGCCCATCATGGCCGACGAGGAGATGCTGACCCGGCTGTTTCTCAACCTGATCTGCAACGCCATCGATGCCTTGCAGGATACCGGGCAGCTGACGGTGGCGAGCCGGGTGCTGTCCGATTACCGCATGGCCCAGAATGACCGCCGCTCCCGTATGGTTGCCGTGGAGATCGCCGACGACGGCCCCGGCATCCCGGCCGAGGACCTGGAAAACATCTGGACGCCGTTTTTCAGCACCAAGTCGTCGGGCACCGGCCTGGGGCTGGCCATCTGCCACAAGATCGTGGCGGAACATCGCGGCATGATCAAGGTGGAGTCCGATGCCGTCCATGGGACCAAGTTCACGGTACTCTTGCCGCTGGTGCAATGA
- a CDS encoding sigma-54-dependent transcriptional regulator, translated as MPLNRILVADDEESMRWVLSKALKRKGFAVDLAHDGRQALSLVQDNNYDLAILDIKMPGISGLDLLDKIRELKSDLLVVIMTAEASMKNAVEAMKRGAYDYITKPFDLDVIDAIIEKVGRAREIAGQVTMLKQELKERYQVEKNIIGNSPAMREVYKTIGKVAASDVTILVQGESGTGKELVARAVHFNSRRLGKPFVAINCAAIPKELLESELFGFEKGAFTGAVERKLGKFEQANQGTLFLDEIGDMPLDLQAKILRVLQEREITRTGGNQSIPVDVRIVAATNQELIEKVRQKEFREDLFYRLNVVPINLVPLRERREDIPQLVQYFLGRACAEMDISDKQCTDEAMAVLTAHSWPGNVRELENTIKRAVILSSDPLLTPRDFEGLEPLSGGQAAVSHDASLESIVDLKLRSCMNGIEKLEKGDIHAMVLEQVERPLIRFILEKTRWNQVKAADILGINRNTLRKKINDLGIELKRD; from the coding sequence ATGCCGTTAAACAGAATCCTGGTGGCCGATGACGAAGAGAGTATGCGCTGGGTCCTTTCCAAGGCCCTGAAACGGAAAGGGTTCGCGGTGGACCTGGCCCACGACGGGCGTCAGGCGCTGTCGCTGGTCCAGGACAACAACTACGACCTGGCTATTCTCGACATCAAGATGCCGGGTATCAGCGGTCTCGACCTGCTGGACAAGATCCGCGAACTGAAGAGCGACCTGCTGGTGGTCATCATGACGGCCGAGGCCAGCATGAAGAACGCGGTGGAGGCCATGAAACGCGGGGCCTACGATTACATCACCAAGCCGTTCGACCTGGACGTGATCGACGCCATCATCGAAAAGGTCGGACGCGCCCGGGAGATCGCCGGTCAAGTCACCATGCTCAAGCAGGAACTCAAGGAGCGCTACCAGGTCGAAAAGAATATCATCGGCAACTCGCCGGCCATGCGCGAGGTCTACAAGACCATCGGCAAGGTGGCCGCCAGCGACGTCACCATCCTGGTTCAGGGAGAGTCGGGGACCGGCAAGGAGTTGGTGGCGCGGGCCGTCCATTTCAATTCGCGCCGGTTGGGCAAACCGTTCGTCGCCATCAACTGCGCCGCCATCCCCAAGGAGCTCCTGGAAAGCGAGCTGTTCGGCTTTGAGAAGGGGGCCTTTACCGGCGCCGTGGAGCGCAAGCTGGGCAAGTTCGAGCAGGCCAACCAGGGAACGCTCTTCCTGGACGAGATCGGCGACATGCCGCTCGACCTGCAGGCCAAGATCCTGCGCGTCCTCCAGGAACGGGAGATCACCCGCACCGGCGGCAACCAGAGCATCCCGGTGGATGTGCGCATCGTGGCCGCCACGAACCAGGAACTGATCGAAAAGGTCCGCCAGAAGGAGTTCAGAGAGGACCTTTTCTACCGGCTGAACGTGGTTCCCATCAACCTGGTTCCCCTGCGGGAGCGCCGGGAGGACATCCCCCAGCTCGTGCAGTACTTTCTGGGCCGGGCCTGTGCCGAGATGGACATCAGCGACAAGCAGTGCACCGACGAGGCGATGGCCGTATTGACCGCCCACTCCTGGCCCGGCAACGTGCGGGAGTTGGAAAACACCATCAAGCGCGCCGTCATCCTCTCCAGCGACCCGCTGTTGACCCCCCGGGACTTCGAAGGGCTCGAGCCGCTCTCCGGAGGGCAGGCAGCCGTATCCCACGACGCCTCCCTGGAGTCGATCGTGGACCTGAAGCTGCGTTCCTGCATGAACGGTATCGAGAAACTGGAAAAAGGGGATATCCACGCCATGGTGCTGGAGCAGGTGGAGCGCCCCCTGATCCGCTTCATCCTTGAAAAAACCCGCTGGAACCAGGTCAAGGCGGCGGATATCCTCGGCATCAACCGCAACACGCTGCGCAAGAAGATCAACGATCTGGGCATCGAATTGAAACGGGATTGA
- a CDS encoding hydrolase has product MSVKDRFFLERDKAVLVVIDVQEKLCLAMDDKILHKLTRNIAILLETAQELGIPALITEQYVKGLGATLPELKEKAGDAGYFEKMAFSCCGSTDFMERLTSTGRTQIIVTGMETHVCVLQTVIELRDAGFEVHVVKDAVMSRSKRNWQTAAEAMTLTGAVPTSTESVLFQLLKVAGTEEFKKLSKLVR; this is encoded by the coding sequence ATGTCGGTCAAGGACAGATTCTTTCTGGAGCGTGACAAGGCGGTGTTGGTGGTGATCGATGTCCAGGAGAAGCTCTGCCTGGCCATGGACGACAAGATCCTCCACAAACTGACCAGGAATATCGCCATTCTGCTGGAAACCGCCCAGGAGTTGGGAATTCCGGCACTCATCACCGAACAGTACGTCAAGGGTTTGGGCGCCACCCTGCCGGAGCTGAAGGAGAAGGCCGGTGATGCCGGCTATTTTGAGAAGATGGCCTTCAGTTGCTGCGGCAGCACCGATTTCATGGAGCGGCTCACGAGCACCGGCCGCACCCAGATCATCGTCACCGGCATGGAGACCCACGTCTGCGTGCTGCAAACCGTCATCGAGCTGCGCGACGCCGGCTTCGAGGTCCACGTGGTCAAGGACGCCGTCATGAGCCGCAGCAAGCGCAACTGGCAGACCGCCGCCGAAGCCATGACCCTGACCGGCGCGGTCCCCACCTCCACCGAATCGGTCCTGTTCCAGCTCCTGAAGGTCGCGGGAACGGAAGAATTCAAGAAGCTGTCCAAACTGGTGCGGTAA
- the dusB gene encoding tRNA dihydrouridine synthase DusB, protein MLKPLKIGRLSLAHNVVLAPLAGITNLPFRLLCRRNGAALAFTEMVSVNGLVREGTKTLALLKSCPEDRPLGIQLFGDTPESLAEAARMVAEYGELLDINMGCPVRKVVGTGAGSALLRDPAGIAAIVKAVRAATDLPLTIKIRSGWHCGDDTYLEIGRIAEAEGCDAVTLHPRSRSQMFSGHADWSQIARLKECLTIPVIGSGDIFSADDCRAMMAETGCDGVMIARGALGNPWIFRQVLELEERGAVTPAAAAERADAMRQHLELFVQESGEAVAAREMKKHIGWYARGFAGAADIRREANSVRTVADLFTLIERITGTPDDHHAHA, encoded by the coding sequence ATGCTGAAACCATTGAAAATCGGTAGACTATCCCTGGCGCACAACGTTGTGCTTGCCCCCTTGGCCGGAATCACCAACCTGCCGTTCCGTCTCCTCTGCCGCCGCAATGGTGCCGCCCTTGCCTTCACCGAGATGGTAAGCGTCAACGGTTTGGTCCGCGAAGGCACAAAAACCCTGGCCCTGCTCAAGAGCTGCCCGGAAGACCGGCCGCTGGGCATCCAACTCTTCGGGGATACGCCCGAGAGCCTGGCGGAAGCCGCCCGCATGGTGGCGGAATACGGGGAACTGCTCGACATCAATATGGGGTGCCCGGTCCGCAAGGTGGTCGGCACCGGCGCAGGCAGCGCCCTCCTGCGCGATCCGGCCGGCATTGCCGCCATCGTCAAGGCCGTGCGGGCCGCCACCGACCTGCCCCTGACGATCAAGATCCGTTCCGGCTGGCATTGCGGAGACGATACCTATCTTGAGATCGGCAGGATCGCCGAGGCCGAGGGGTGCGACGCCGTTACCCTGCACCCCCGCAGCCGCTCCCAGATGTTCTCGGGACATGCCGACTGGAGCCAGATCGCCCGGCTCAAGGAGTGCCTGACCATCCCGGTCATCGGCAGCGGGGATATCTTCAGCGCCGACGACTGCCGGGCCATGATGGCCGAAACCGGGTGCGACGGGGTGATGATCGCCCGGGGCGCCCTCGGCAATCCGTGGATATTTCGGCAGGTCCTGGAACTGGAAGAGCGGGGGGCCGTGACGCCGGCTGCCGCAGCCGAGCGGGCCGACGCCATGCGCCAGCACCTGGAGCTGTTCGTGCAGGAAAGCGGCGAGGCTGTGGCCGCCCGGGAGATGAAAAAGCACATCGGTTGGTATGCGCGCGGTTTTGCCGGCGCCGCCGACATTCGGCGCGAAGCCAATTCCGTCCGCACCGTCGCTGATTTGTTCACCCTGATCGAAAGGATAACCGGCACACCGGATGACCACCATGCCCACGCCTGA
- a CDS encoding efflux RND transporter permease subunit: MRPLARFVMWLVRLALRRPYSVAVMALLILVLGTLSLTRMIVDIFPVIDIPVVVVVWNYPGLSPEDMERRIVLISERAYSTTVNGISRIESQSIPGTGVLKVYFQPGTEIGAAISQISSVSSTLLRIAPPGTQPPAIVQFNASNVPVAQLTLSSKNLPEEKIFDYGLNFIRVKLFTIPGLSTPAPFGGKSRQIMIDIDPTALSARGLSPADVVSALQASNVIIPAGTARIGGQEYNVLLNSSPRIIDQFNAIPVKVVGNAPVYLGDVARISDSYAEQNNIVHVNGRRATYLSILKHADASTLAVVDAAREALPAIREVAPQGLELKIDFDQSLFVRAAVEGVVREAVIGTILVSLMILVFLGSLRSMIVVSTSIPLAIFSAVIAMNLAGQSINIMTLGGLALAIGMLVDDATVEVENIHRNRAQGKPLTMAVMDSARQVAMPAIVATMAICVVFFPVVLLVGPAKHLFTPLAFAVVTAMLASYLLSRTLVPVLSRMLLGGKHHQGGAPPSPGRTADLFRRLNQRREEGFERFRERYGRLLATALHHRAFTLAVAALVGLASLGLLFIIGTDFFPPVDVGLMKLHVRAPAGTRIEDTERLLARVEERIRGIIPAGEIDTINDMIGVPTFYNLAFVQTENISGMDAEILISLKKGHRPTALYRHRIREVLPREFPGSSFYFQSADIVTQVLNFGLTSPIDIQIEGADFSKSYPYALKIRDALLTIPGAADVHINQVLDYPTLQVDVDRVRAARLGMSERDVATSALIALSSSILIAPSFFLNPANNVNYTVAVQIPRRYQTTLSDLAAMPVTPPSAGALLQPPFQPAPADTPQIPAQTLGNLARISHRVSFENITHYTVQRVLDVDAGVEGRDLGSVIRDIDKSIAALGKLPPGMRITVRGQNEVMNQSFRSLGLGLVLATLLVYFLMVVLFQSWIDPFIIMMAVPGALMGILWMLALTGTTINVESLMGSIMAIGIATSNSILLVSFANDIRVEKVVTPAEAALEAARTRLRPVLMTALAMIIGMVPMAFAMGEAGEQNAPLGRAVIGGLLVATLLTLFVVPVIYSLLRTKMPVKHLLDDRFLAAERGEDEGERGNPNE; the protein is encoded by the coding sequence GTGCGACCTCTCGCGAGGTTCGTCATGTGGCTAGTCAGATTGGCCCTGCGCCGCCCTTACAGCGTTGCGGTGATGGCCCTGTTGATCCTGGTGCTGGGCACCCTTTCCCTCACCAGGATGATCGTCGATATCTTCCCGGTGATCGACATCCCGGTGGTCGTGGTGGTCTGGAACTATCCCGGCCTCTCGCCGGAGGACATGGAGCGGCGCATCGTCCTGATCAGCGAACGGGCCTACTCCACCACCGTCAACGGCATCTCCCGCATCGAGTCCCAATCCATCCCCGGCACCGGGGTCCTCAAAGTCTACTTTCAGCCCGGCACCGAGATCGGCGCCGCCATCTCCCAGATCTCCTCCGTCTCCAGCACCCTGCTCAGGATCGCGCCGCCCGGCACCCAGCCGCCGGCCATCGTCCAGTTCAACGCCTCCAACGTGCCGGTGGCCCAGTTGACCCTGTCGAGCAAAAATCTTCCGGAAGAAAAGATCTTCGATTACGGCCTCAACTTCATCCGGGTCAAGCTGTTCACCATCCCGGGGCTCTCCACGCCGGCGCCCTTCGGTGGCAAGAGCCGCCAGATCATGATCGACATCGATCCCACAGCCTTATCGGCGCGAGGGCTCTCGCCGGCCGATGTGGTGAGCGCCCTCCAGGCCTCCAACGTGATCATCCCGGCCGGCACCGCCCGCATCGGCGGGCAGGAGTACAACGTGCTGCTCAACTCCAGCCCGCGGATCATCGACCAGTTCAACGCCATCCCGGTCAAGGTGGTGGGCAACGCCCCGGTCTATCTGGGTGATGTGGCCCGAATCTCGGACAGCTATGCCGAGCAGAACAACATCGTGCACGTCAATGGCCGGCGGGCCACCTACCTGTCCATCCTCAAACACGCCGACGCCTCCACCCTGGCGGTGGTGGACGCCGCCCGCGAGGCCCTGCCCGCCATCAGGGAGGTGGCGCCCCAGGGACTGGAACTGAAGATCGACTTCGACCAGTCGCTCTTCGTGCGGGCGGCGGTGGAGGGGGTGGTGCGCGAGGCGGTCATCGGCACGATCCTGGTGTCCCTCATGATCCTGGTCTTCCTCGGCAGCCTGCGCAGCATGATCGTGGTCTCCACCTCCATCCCCCTGGCTATTTTCAGCGCCGTGATCGCCATGAACCTGGCCGGCCAGAGCATCAATATCATGACCCTGGGCGGCTTGGCCCTGGCCATCGGCATGCTGGTGGACGACGCCACGGTAGAGGTGGAGAACATCCACCGCAACCGCGCCCAGGGCAAGCCGCTCACCATGGCGGTCATGGACAGCGCCCGCCAGGTGGCGATGCCGGCCATCGTGGCGACCATGGCCATCTGCGTGGTCTTCTTTCCGGTGGTGCTGCTGGTCGGGCCGGCCAAGCACCTCTTCACCCCACTGGCGTTCGCGGTGGTGACCGCCATGCTGGCCTCCTACCTGCTCTCCCGCACCCTGGTTCCGGTGCTGTCGCGGATGCTGCTGGGAGGGAAGCACCACCAGGGAGGGGCCCCGCCATCACCCGGGAGGACGGCCGACCTCTTCCGGAGGTTGAACCAACGCCGCGAGGAGGGCTTCGAGCGGTTCCGGGAACGCTACGGCCGGTTGCTGGCAACGGCCCTGCACCACCGCGCCTTCACGTTGGCGGTGGCGGCCCTGGTGGGGCTGGCCAGCCTGGGGCTGCTCTTCATCATCGGCACCGACTTTTTCCCCCCGGTGGACGTGGGGTTGATGAAGCTGCATGTGCGCGCCCCGGCCGGAACCCGCATCGAGGATACCGAGAGATTGCTGGCCCGGGTGGAGGAACGGATCCGCGGGATCATCCCGGCCGGGGAGATCGACACCATCAACGATATGATCGGGGTGCCCACGTTCTATAACCTGGCCTTTGTGCAGACCGAGAACATCAGCGGCATGGACGCCGAGATCCTCATCTCCCTCAAGAAGGGGCACCGGCCGACGGCCCTGTACCGGCACCGGATACGGGAGGTGCTCCCCCGTGAGTTCCCCGGCTCATCCTTCTATTTCCAATCCGCCGACATCGTCACCCAGGTGCTCAACTTCGGTCTGACCTCACCCATCGATATCCAGATCGAAGGGGCGGACTTCAGCAAATCCTACCCGTACGCCCTCAAGATCAGGGATGCCCTGCTCACCATCCCGGGCGCCGCCGACGTGCATATCAACCAGGTGCTGGATTACCCGACCCTGCAGGTGGACGTGGACCGGGTCCGGGCGGCCCGGCTCGGCATGAGTGAACGGGACGTGGCCACCAGCGCCCTGATCGCCCTCTCCTCCAGTATCCTGATCGCCCCCTCGTTTTTCCTCAACCCGGCCAACAACGTCAACTACACCGTGGCGGTGCAGATCCCGCGCCGGTACCAGACCACCCTGTCGGACCTGGCAGCCATGCCGGTCACCCCGCCGTCGGCCGGCGCGTTGCTCCAGCCGCCATTCCAGCCGGCACCGGCGGATACGCCCCAGATCCCGGCCCAAACCCTGGGCAACCTGGCGCGCATCTCCCACCGGGTGAGCTTCGAGAACATCACCCACTACACGGTGCAAAGGGTGCTTGATGTGGATGCCGGCGTAGAGGGGCGCGACCTGGGCTCCGTGATCCGGGATATCGACAAGAGCATCGCGGCACTCGGAAAACTCCCCCCGGGCATGCGCATCACGGTGCGCGGCCAGAACGAGGTCATGAACCAGTCCTTCCGCAGCCTGGGATTGGGGCTGGTCCTGGCCACCCTCCTGGTCTATTTCCTGATGGTGGTGCTGTTCCAGTCGTGGATCGACCCCTTCATCATCATGATGGCCGTGCCGGGCGCCCTGATGGGGATACTCTGGATGCTGGCGCTGACCGGCACCACCATCAACGTGGAATCGCTCATGGGGTCGATCATGGCCATCGGCATCGCCACCTCCAACTCGATCCTGCTGGTGAGCTTTGCCAACGACATCAGGGTGGAAAAGGTGGTCACACCGGCGGAAGCGGCCCTGGAGGCTGCCAGGACACGGCTGAGGCCAGTGTTGATGACCGCCCTGGCCATGATCATCGGCATGGTGCCCATGGCCTTTGCCATGGGCGAAGCGGGCGAGCAGAACGCCCCCCTGGGCCGGGCCGTGATCGGCGGGCTGCTGGTGGCGACGCTCCTGACCCTGTTCGTGGTGCCGGTAATCTACTCGTTGCTGCGCACCAAGATGCCGGTCAAGCATCTCCTTGACGATCGGTTCCTGGCTGCGGAGCGGGGCGAGGACGAGGGAGAGAGGGGAAATCCCAATGAATGA